Proteins co-encoded in one Rhopalosiphum maidis isolate BTI-1 chromosome 2, ASM367621v3, whole genome shotgun sequence genomic window:
- the LOC113552358 gene encoding E3 ubiquitin-protein ligase RNF185-like has translation MATTSNESDSSRKNTDNKDNDSKDEQNNMFECNICLDNAKDAVVSVCGHLFCWPCLHQWLETRSSRQVCPVCKAVISKDKVIPIYGRGNTKQEDPRNKVPPRPAGQRTEPDANTGFPGFNFGDGGFHLSFGIGAFPFGFLTSFNFSDRPHGVPIAGQLQQDDHYLSKLFLWIAVIFIIWLLLA, from the exons ATGGCAACTACTAGCAACGAGTCAGATTCTTCACGAAAGAACACAGACAATAAAGATAATGATAGCAAAGATGAACAAAATAACATGTTTGAATGTAACATATGCTTGGATAATGCAAAGGACGCGGTTGTCAGTGTTTGTGGCCATTTATTTTG ctgGCCATGCTTGCATCAATGGTTAGAAACTCGATCAAGTCGACAAGTATGCCCTGTGTGTAAAGCCGTTATAAGTAAAGATAAAGTAATACCAATTTATGGACGTGGAAATACTAAACAAGAAGATCCcag aaATAAAGTGCCACCTAGGCCTGCTGGTCAAAGAACTGAACCTGATGCTAATACC GGATTCCCTGGTTTTAACTTTGGAGATGGCGGTTTTCATTTGTCATTTGGAATAGGAGCATTTCCTTTTGGATTTTTAACATCGTTTAATTTCTCTGATCGTCCACATggag ttccAATTGCTGGTCAATTACAACAAGATGATCATTACTTATCAAAATTGTTCTTGTGGATtgcagtaatatttattatttggctATTATTAGCGTAA
- the LOC113553669 gene encoding tRNA (uracil(54)-C(5))-methyltransferase homolog-B-like — protein sequence MFSPYCNNYLKNIVKIRRHADLTYSFINHWMHIRKQSSVITNKVEVSSIDVLTDETQFYALEKSVTPLCRVPYEKQLVLKQQWTNTICKELRSRLHNAKSPIRLPKVFPISSSPQINEYRNKDEFNFRPGIDGNPKTLGFFVSNPSNGNIYCVPAMKLINMRQSHKDIAQVFETFVRKSELPASYDHMDGGFWRGIIVRSNLKGDIMAIVVANPRGYTNEIMLDEQCRFNDFLKSININIQSLYFHPSLHTRSSKDSTFILVDGEKYIYEDLCNFKFRISPDSFFQINTLTAEVLYNELFKLINPTKTSTMLDLCSGTGTVSILGSQHVQSCIGIESVAQAVNDAKETAKINNILNCDFVEGKVEMVLKQVLDELSMTSDLCTVLNPGRAGVHPKVINAIRNNRLINSLAYVSCKADSPITMKNLVELVVNNKKSRPFTLESIKPVDMFPHTKHCELIFMFKR from the exons atgttttcaccttactgtaataattatttaaaaaacattgtaaaaattaGAAGGCATGCAGACTTGACATACTCGTTTATTAATCATTGGATGCACATTCGTAAacag agTTCAGTTATTACAAACAAAGTTGAAGTGTCCAGTATAGATGTACTCACTGATGAAACACAATTTTATGCTTTGGAGAAATCTGTAACTCCTTTATGCCGAGTGCCATATGAGAAACAATTGGTTCTGAAACAACAATGGACAAATACTATATGCAAGGAATTGCGCAGCCGACTACACAATGCAAAATCCCCGATTAGACTACCTAAAGTTTTTCCTATTTCATCATCT CCACAAATCAATGAATACCGCAATAAAGACGAGTTTAATTTTCGGCCTGGTATCGATGGTAATCCTAAAACCCTTGGATTTTTTGTCAGTAATCCATCtaatggaaatatttattgtgttcCTGCCATGAAACTAATTAATATGAGGCAATCGCATAAAGATATTGCTCAg gtTTTTGAAACTTTTGTTAGAAAATCTGAATTACCTGCTAGTTATGATCATATGGATGGTGGTTTTTGGCGAGGAATTATTGTGCGAAGTAATTTAAAAGGTGACATAATGGCTATAGTGGTTGCTAATCCTAGAGGATATACCAATGAAATTATGTTAGATGAACAATGTAGATTTAATGactttttgaaaagtattaatattaatatacaatctttatattttcatcctag tttGCACACTAGAAGTTCAAAAGATTCGACATTTATTCTTGTTGATGGTGAAAAGTACATTTATGAAGATTTATGCAATTTTAAGTTCAGGATATCTCCAGactcattttttcaaattaacacATTAACAGCTGAAGTTTTGTATAatgaattgtttaaattaatcaatccAACAAAGACATCTACTATGCTAGATCTATGTTCAGGCACTG GTACAGTAAGTATATTAGGCAGTCAACATGTACAGTCATGTATTGGTATTGAATCTGTGGCACAAGCTGTTAACGACGCTAAAGAGACtgcaaagataaataatatactcaattGTGATTTTGTTGAAGGAAAAGTAGAAATG gTATTAAAACAAGTTTTGGATGAATTGAGCATGACCAGTGATTTGTGTACAGTTTTAAATCCTGGCCGAGCTGGCGTGC atCCAAAAGTCATAAATGCTATTAGAAATAATAGGTTGATCAACAGTCTTGCATATGTGTCTTGTAAGGCAGACAGTCCGATAACTATGAAAAACCTTGTAGAACTAGttgttaataacaaaaaatctcGCCCTTTTACTTTGGAATCCATTAAACCGGTTGATATGTTTCCTCATACAAAACACTGTGAATTAATTTTCATGTTCAAACGTTAA
- the LOC113552996 gene encoding uncharacterized protein LOC113552996, with amino-acid sequence MAYIQILAIVLCSCFVQDAFSVAKVVRKPVAAATTNDVAAPQFPDANDQAATMRPVRRMTTIKRTVSRKPTAVQAPPPPPPPKYPYLTAVKDMFWNTWEDINRNDVGKLSTRALRNMLGSVLVDDLFWSSASSAVRRRAKVTNDSQRADHKIRMCNALTSTLTSPNAMQGFKEVVNEVYGTVSRIRSDVGTDALRLAIEIVNGGEVTNGLNMLTNIVTNIRLNPEMLNKGFNMFQRTLNLGGMLNMSGGMAKGLMSITSKFNK; translated from the exons ATGGCTTACATCCAAATATTGGCGATCGTGCTGTGCTCTTGCTTCGTACag GACGCGTTTTCTGTGGCCAAAGTCGTTCGGAAACCGGTAGCAGCGGCTACTACCAATGACGTGGCGGCCCCACAATTTCCGGACGCTAATGACCAAGCAGCCACGATGCGGCCGGTGAGACGGATGACGACGATAAAGCGGACCGTGTCCCGAAAACCGACCGCGGTTCAAGCGCCAcctccgccgccgccacccAAGTACCCGTACCTGACCGCCGTGAAGGACATGTTCTGGAACACGTGGGAGGACATCAACCGGAACGACGTGGGCAAGCTGAGCACCAGGGCGCTGAGGAACATGTTGGGCAGCGTGCTCGTCGACGATCTGTTCTGGTCGTCGGCGTCGTCGGCGGTCAGAAGGCGCGCTAAGGTGACCAACGACAGTCAACGGGCTGACCACAAGATCCGTATGTGCAACGCGCTCACTTCCACCCTCACCAGCCCGAACGCCATGCAGGGCTTCAAGGAAGTGGTCAACGAGGTCTACGGCACGGTGTCCCGCATCCGGTCAGACGTTGGCACGGACGCCCTACGGCTAGCAATCGAGATAGTCAACGGCGGCGAGGTGACCAATGGCCTGAACATGCTTACCAACATCGTGACCAACATAAGGCTCAACCCTGAGATGTTGAACAAGGGATTCAACATGTTCCAAAGGACGCTAAACCTGGGCGGTATGTTAAACATGAGCGGTGGTATGGCCAAGGGCCTCATGTCGATCACGTCCAAGTTCAACAAGtag